The following are encoded together in the Gouania willdenowi chromosome 14, fGouWil2.1, whole genome shotgun sequence genome:
- the thy1 gene encoding thy-1 membrane glycoprotein isoform X3, whose product MLFFGTAAAQKVIQLHYCSIDQHHLRMDCKYAPPAESAEVFCKYTQGERLFDTTDPTEEQHAPFKTRAKVRLFPGNVCRLLFKNLPNGRSNFTCNIKAAESGATASKTSVVEKSKQQQQQQQQQQQQQQQQQQQQQQQQQQHMGAAILHSVIIGRV is encoded by the exons ATGCTCTTCTTTG GCACGGCGGCGGCTCAGAAGGTGATCCAGCTGCACTACTGCTCCATCGACCAGCACCACCTCAGGATGGACTGTAAGTACGCGCCCCCCGCTGAGTCAGCGGAAGTCTTCTGCAAATACACGCAGGGCGAGCGCCTCTTCGACACCACCGACCCCACGGAGGAGCAGCACGCCCCCTTCAAGACTCGCGCCAAGGTTCGCCTGTTCCCCGGAAACGTGTGCAGGCTGCTCTTCAAGAACCTCCCCAACGGAAGGTCCAACTTCACCTGCAACATCAAAGCAGCGGAGTCGGGCGCCACCGCCAGCAAAACCTCCGTGGTGGAGAAGAgtaagcagcagcaacaacagcagcaacaacaacagcagcaacagcaacagcaacagcaacagcaacagcaacagcagcaacaacacatggGGGCTGCGATTCTCCACTCAGTCatcataggcagagtttga
- the thy1 gene encoding thy-1 membrane glycoprotein isoform X2: MHQSRKLEKLFLLTTMLFFGTAAAQKVIQLHYCSIDQHHLRMDCKYAPPAESAEVFCKYTQGERLFDTTDPTEEQHAPFKTRAKVRLFPGNVCRLLFKNLPNGRSNFTCNIKAAESGATASKTSVVEKKLLLPCSGWSVLFQSCSGPLLLLLLLLTFTTLLTLL, translated from the exons ATGCATCAGAGCAG gaAACTGGAGAAGCTTTTCTTGCTGACAACGATGCTCTTCTTTG GCACGGCGGCGGCTCAGAAGGTGATCCAGCTGCACTACTGCTCCATCGACCAGCACCACCTCAGGATGGACTGTAAGTACGCGCCCCCCGCTGAGTCAGCGGAAGTCTTCTGCAAATACACGCAGGGCGAGCGCCTCTTCGACACCACCGACCCCACGGAGGAGCAGCACGCCCCCTTCAAGACTCGCGCCAAGGTTCGCCTGTTCCCCGGAAACGTGTGCAGGCTGCTCTTCAAGAACCTCCCCAACGGAAGGTCCAACTTCACCTGCAACATCAAAGCAGCGGAGTCGGGCGCCACCGCCAGCAAAACCTCCGTGGTGGAGAAGA agctgctgctgcccTGCTCTGGGTGGAGTGTCCTGTTTCAGAGCTGCAGTggccccctcctcctcctcctcctcctgctgacCTTCACCACACTTCTGACGCTGCTGTGA
- the thy1 gene encoding thy-1 membrane glycoprotein isoform X1: MHQSRKLEKLFLLTTMLFFGTAAAQKVIQLHYCSIDQHHLRMDCKYAPPAESAEVFCKYTQGERLFDTTDPTEEQHAPFKTRAKVRLFPGNVCRLLFKNLPNGRSNFTCNIKAAESGATASKTSVVEKSKQQQQQQQQQQQQQQQQQQQQQQQQQQHMGAAILHSVIIGRV, from the exons ATGCATCAGAGCAG gaAACTGGAGAAGCTTTTCTTGCTGACAACGATGCTCTTCTTTG GCACGGCGGCGGCTCAGAAGGTGATCCAGCTGCACTACTGCTCCATCGACCAGCACCACCTCAGGATGGACTGTAAGTACGCGCCCCCCGCTGAGTCAGCGGAAGTCTTCTGCAAATACACGCAGGGCGAGCGCCTCTTCGACACCACCGACCCCACGGAGGAGCAGCACGCCCCCTTCAAGACTCGCGCCAAGGTTCGCCTGTTCCCCGGAAACGTGTGCAGGCTGCTCTTCAAGAACCTCCCCAACGGAAGGTCCAACTTCACCTGCAACATCAAAGCAGCGGAGTCGGGCGCCACCGCCAGCAAAACCTCCGTGGTGGAGAAGAgtaagcagcagcaacaacagcagcaacaacaacagcagcaacagcaacagcaacagcaacagcaacagcaacagcagcaacaacacatggGGGCTGCGATTCTCCACTCAGTCatcataggcagagtttga
- the f11r.1 gene encoding F11 receptor, tandem duplicate 1, with amino-acid sequence MTNHGLVLVLLLFAATGVSSFTVNTKNANEKVKEFEGVDLTCSYSANFGSNARVEWKFSNVKGSQTYVVYNGKVTQPYADRVQLYGGSNLRFSKVNRKDNGFYDCEVTSSTNTEFKETRVTLTVLVPPSKPMCRIPVSSTTGKPVTLTCFDGEGSPPPTYRWYKNGTPLPENPSQIAAFKNLTYTLDPKAGKLTFPSAKKTDTAQYSCEAFNEAGPPQTCKAVKMEVRDLNVGGIVAGVIVALLLLALLAFGIWFAHKKGYFPQKSESKPRPNVVYQPSSVYSGAADNYDDGEFKQKSSFVV; translated from the exons ATGACGAACCACGGCCTGGTTTTGGTGCTTTTGTTGTTCGCAGCCACAG gtgtGAGCAGCTTCACTGTTAACACCAAAAATGCAAACGAGAAGGTGAAAGAGTTTGAAG gagtTGACCTGACGTGCTCGTATTCAGCAAACTTTGGCTCCAATGCCAGAGTAGAGTGGAAGTTCTCTAATGTCAAAGGTTCACAGACGTACGTGGTTTATAACGGAAAGGTCACAc AGCCGTATGCTGACCGTGTGCAGCTCTACGGTGGCAGTAATCTAAGATTCTCTAAAGTGAACCGTAAGGATAACGGATTCTACGACTGTGAAGTCACTTCAAGTACAAACACTGAGTTTAAGGAAACCAGAGTAACTCTGACCGTTCTGG TGCCGCCGTCTAAGCCAATGTGTAGAATTCCAGTGTCATCGACCACAGGCAAACCCGTCACTCTGACGTGCTTCGATGGCGAGGGTTCTCCTCCTCCCACCTACAGGTGGTACAAAAATGGAACGCCTTTACCAGAGAACCCCAGTCAGATTGCTGCCTTCAAGAACCTCACCTACACGCTGGATCCTAAAGCTGGGAAACTG ACTTTTCCTTCTGCTAAAAAGACCGACACGGCCCAATACTCCTGTGAGGCGTTCAATGAAGCTGGGCCTCCTCAAACCTGCAAAGCTGTGAAGATGGAAGTTC GTGACCTGAACGTTGGAGGAATCGTTGCTGGGGTGATTGTGGCGCTGCTGCTTCTCGCCCTCCTGGCGTTTGGGATTTGGTTTGCCCACAAGAAAGGATATTTTCCTC AGAAAAGTGAAAG CAAACCCAGGCCCAACGTGGTCTACCAGCCTTCGTCCGTGTACAGTGGCGCTGCTGATAATTATGATGAC GGGGAGTTCAAGCAGAAGTCTTCGTTTGTGGTTTAG